The Lycium barbarum isolate Lr01 chromosome 4, ASM1917538v2, whole genome shotgun sequence nucleotide sequence TAAGATTATATTTAGAAAAATCACCAGCGAAGACAACAAATATTTAGTGATCTTTTTCTATGTATTCAAGTAGGGCTGTTCAAAATCGAACCGCCACCGATAACCCAATCGTAAAATTGGCTTATTAGCTTATTAGTAGTGGGCTATCGGATTAGCGGTTGGGGAATTGGATTAAAATTTTGTAGTTAACGGCTTATAGGGGGCGGATTACATAATTTTCTTATTGGGCaaaccgttaacccgttaagaatttatcatatttatatttttacccctaaacatataaaatatgtattgtaAACCTAAAACACTAAAATCTAAAGCTAAAGCATTAAAGTGAAAAGTTTGAACCATCAGTAATTATCTTCGGTAAACTCTTCCATTAACCataaattattattataattattattattattactattattattttgtgttggAAGTTACTATTGCAATAATTGTGATTCCAGAGAAAGGTGGTGAAGTGATCACCATCGGAAAGGTTGAGATTAAACTTGTGAATTCTTAACTGTTAAGTGCTATGGGGCTTAATTGACTTCCTAGTTGTTAAATTATGAATAAAACATTTGTCTttcaaggcaaaaaaaaaaaagtagttacGTAATTTAACCGATCCACTGCCCGATAACCGTCCGATAATTGCTAACCcgataccgaaccaaccgatatcttatcggttggctagcggattagtacttttaaaagccgataacTGTTAAGCCAAACCGTTAAGCGTAGTTATCCGCCAATCCGCCCGATAAATAGCCCTATATTCAAGTCCTAATGAACGGAGTTGCTCGATATCGTGTTAATGTGAGTTAGTACCTCTTACCACAAACTAGTCGGGAcatgattataaaaaaaaataacttaatTACTACCATTTGACttggcacgacatttaagaaagaatgaagacttttgaaacttgtggttcaaaataagtcttgaatattagtgtggctgtaaatcatttcataaagttaatttatttccaaattagaaaagaggtcattcattttggcatagactaaaaatgaaataggttcacataaattgaaacagagggaatattatttttaaatactAAATATTAATATGTTCAATCCATCAAAATGACTACTATTAAATATAGATCTACTTACCATGAGGAAAGCAACATCAGCTTTTGGAACATAGTTAAACATGTCACCTCCAACATGTGAAACACCTTTAGATTGACGAGCAACAGAGGCAACATGAGGGAGATCAAAATTAATCCCTTTAATCCATGGAAAAGCCTCCACCAATAATCTAAGAGCTGTTCCATCACCACCACCAACATCTATCATAGTATTAATCCCCTCGAATATCTCAGGGCAACCGTTGATAATCGCCGATACGGCCACCCTTGCATCGCAAGCCATCGCATTATTTAGGAGGTTGTTGTGTTCAGAATCAGCTTCTGCGTACTTCCACACATCCTTTCCGTGTGCAGCATCAAATGCAGACATATTATTCTCCTTTGACGAAATACGTGCACTAAGATTATGCCACGGTGCCAGCATCACGGGGCTGCTTTCGAATAGCACGAAAGCAGCCATGCTATTCCCGCCTTCTTTAAGGAGAAGGCGGGAAAGGGGGGTTTGAACATAGCTGGTTTCGCCGTTTTTGGTTGATGTCTCCTTGAATATTCCCCGGTTAATCAAGAACCTGTAAAAATATAGTTTTTAGATACATATGCATGTATTCCTCTATCTTAATTTACGTGTCATACTTTCTTTTTAATGTTTTGTGATTTTAGCTCTAAAAAGTATTGTCACATCTGCTAAGTTGCCGGATATATCACCTGATCAGTGTAGTGAGTTACTTTGTGTGTTAATGATAAAACATAGTTCTGTTATATTGTACAAAACAAAGGAAAAATGACTTTCTTGCTTAATTTCTATTTGTTGAGTGATCTTCCTGAATACTAAACAACTCTGAATTACAAACTACAATCAATCCTCTCTATAATGAGGCCGTTTATACGAATATTTTTAGCTGCTATATATAGcgaaatatgttataaataatatACAATATACTAACATCTAACATGACATGAAAAATCAGTCCTGAAAAAACTTAACCATTATAATGAAGTATTATTATAGAGAAGTGTGACTGTATCCGAATATACCTTAGGATACGATAGAGTGAAGAAGAGCAGCAGCCAAGTGCAGCAGATAGTTGGTTTAGGCTAACAGGTTCTTGATTGCTTTCCAAGAACTCAGCAATTCCCAACTCAATGGCACATTTAATCACAGCCATTTCTGTGAAACCAAACACATACTTCCACATATCTGTTTGGGCTTGAGAATCTTGGTTTTCTCCATTTGTTTCTTTACCCATGATGAAGAAAGCTTAATGTTGTTTCTTTTCTCTTATGCTAATTCTTGGTATTACTTTCATTGACTGATCATTCAGCTATTTATAGCTTTAAGAATCCTTCAATTACTTTAGGGCTATTATCATTTTTGGTCCCTCATCTATGGCAAATTTTGGTTTCAGTCCGAGTGATATCGGACTTAGAAGATTTAACATTCACTTACTTGGCTATGCACTTTTCATCACGTGAATATTTATAAACTTTCAGAATTATATATTatcagcttgtttggatggttattACGTATCGTTTCATTATAATGTATCGCATTACTTTATATTATACTGTATTACTTTGAGGTATACAAAGGTCGGATAGACAGTATCGTTCTCTGTCGTTTCATAATGATGAATAAACTTATCATATTACAAAGAAAAAGTAAGGTGTGGATGGAATTATGATACAAAAAGTTAAGGTAGAAGGTAAAATCGGAGGTGAGCCTCTAGCATAACAAAAAGACAATTAATTAGCAGCTAAAAGACATAGATAAACTAAATAAATCAagattcactactaaaaaactgccaaaaaaCTGACGCATTGCATCGGTTTAAAAACCCGACGGAAAACCAACTCCCTGCGTCGGCTTTTtacatttctattttttttaattattttaattagaaaaccgacggaagacgtcggtttttttggcaaaattttgaaaatatatatccgcAAAAAAAAAGACGTgcgacgtcggttttattaaaaaaaaattaatataaaaccgacggacgacgtcggttttatttttaaaaatattttaaataatatgcaattcaatttgttttttttttttaaataataaacaatttttttaggaaaccgacagacagggtcggtttcctatttatttatttttaatttttggatcaaaactGGTCAAACGTGAGGGAAAAATCGACGGACAGGGTCAATTTTGTCTgtcggtttttctttaaaaacattccagacggattttcatacccatttcttctcctcttcccaattaaactcccattcccctcaaaccctagctaccCGCCCCCTCCGCCCAGCCCCGCCGCCCATTTCCCCGCCGCCTGCGCAGCCTGTCCCCACTAACCCCAGACCCattttgaagttaattaattgtggttagtttctcttaaattagggcttttaaaattctttcaattttagttttatttgtagattttaggcctaatgctagtctatttagctttgttaaacatcatttacaatgttattaatgttgaatttgtgaaaaaaatgtaaactttatttgactagtttagttgtcattttttttttttttggcttgagattgtgctatatttcatgttctttgtcaatgtatttgtgttagcttagtaataattctttgtaatattattgatgtgaatatgtgcaaaaatgtatactttaattatttgactagttttttttttttgttggattgtgctttttgttagaatttcataagttattagaatagttattgatcattccaaattagaattacttgagattgtgcttttcaaagttagaattgttaagttatagtatttctataacctcaatactaaaatgtagattttatttctctagatttacttttcaatttttagaattggttggaattgtgtttttcaaagttagaattattaagttatgttagaattattaatttataatatttctataaccttaaaactaaaatgtagactttatttgactagatttacttttcaatttttagaattaaagttagaatccataagttattaaagttagaattgttattgagaattcaaagttagaattggttgagattgtgcttttcaaagttagaattgttaagttatagtatttctataacctcaatactaaaatgtagattttatttctctagatttacttttcaatttttagaattggttggaattgtgattttcaaagttagaattattaagttatgttagaattattaagttataatatttctataacctcaaaactaaaatgtagactttatttgacaagatttacttttcaatttttagaattaaagttagaatccataaattattaaagttagaattgttattgagaattcaaagttagaagtggttgggattgtgcttttcaaagttagaattgttaagttatagtatttctataacctcaatactaaaatgtagactttatttctcTAAATTTACACATCAACTTtcggttggacatttaaatatttctgaactttgaaggtctatttagatagtatttgatgtgtttagatagtgcttgatgtgttttattattacttagggtgattttatgtgttgtaactcttttagaattgatttggagcattttaatgctagttttgagctgcttttggtactggtttctgtgcaggtgtggctgcagaaaatgcaggaaattttccagaaaaccgacgcagtccgtcggttttctagaaattattttggaaattttccgGAAAACCGACTCAGTTCGTCAGTTTTTCGAAAAATAATTCTGAAATTTATGAAAAAACtgacgcactgtgtcggttttgtatttaaaaaaaaaaaaaaactgacgtcAGGCGTCGGTTTttccataaaatatatattgtttttatataacataataaatcagaaattaaaaacactgactctgtccgtcggtttttttttttaaaattattgtataaaacccgacggaccacgTAACCGACGCAGTCTGTCGGAAAAAACTgacgtggtccgtcggtttttcaaaagcgaggctatgtaaaccgatGGACCGTACAGGGTCGGTTTCCCATCGGTTTCATTGAAAAAactgacgcagtccgtcggttttcgtcgtcggtttttccctttttttttagtagtgattatatatgtcacgacccaactcgtgggtcgagcaagcacccacactaaccctcctgGTGGGCGGACCCTTCCCTTATTCAACATTCATTTTAAATGTACAAAAAGGAAATAGAATTATTTAAGCAGTCTCAATATCATAACATAAATATCTAAGTGTGGAAGTACAAATAAATCTTCAAGAATCTGGTCAAatatagtacaagagccactaataATACTCTACAAGTCTGGACTAAATACAAGTCTCGTAATAGGAATACTATCTCAAAATCAAGAGAAGACAAGTAAAAAAAGAGGAATCTCCGGGTTGCTGAATCCAttaagtagctcaccctgaaaactCAGCAAATAGGCCCTGGGATCACTCGCGAGGTCCGGATATAAAGCCTGTGgcgaactctgcactcaaaaaagagtatagcaaggtagtatcagtacaaacaactagtactggtaggtatcataggtcgacaacaattagttcacatatatgaagataGAAATCGGCAAGTAGACATGTAAGCAATCAAGAACACTCATAATACCAAGTCAACATAAGGTAAATACAAATATCAAGGGTCAAGTACAATGTCAAGCAATAAGAAATGTATGTAAGTGTGAATGTAtatgtgatgcaatgcaatgcactggcaaACTGTCACTACTGTATAACCTCTCGTGACTGTCAACAATAAACTCATTGGCATCCTCAGCTGGAGTACCAAAGAACTTCGGCCGCTCCATCTTAATGAATATGGCGAATGACTCTTGATTCCTAACGGTCATAGCTGGACCGGCAACAGGTCTAGGAGCACATGCAGGTGCTGGGATCTCGTCAATACGGGGACCCATACTAGCAGCAGGCTGCATCTCCTGAGTCTGGCCCTGCTCGAGAGTCTGCGCTCCTGCTCTAGTCTGAGATCCTTCTGGAGTGGCTGAAAGCCCACCCACCGCACGCATTCCATCAAGATAATGTAGTATACGAACCACGGTGTCCTGAAGCACAGGAGTAGAAATCACCTCGGGCTGAGCCTGGGCTAGTCCCAACTCTCCCTCATCCACGGGCTCGTGCTTATGCTAATGCTCTGGCTCTGGAGATAAGGATCTAGCTCGTCGCTAACTGACCACATGGGCCCTGCCCCTGGCTAGTGCTGCGCCACAGCCACGGTCTCTCACTTGATCTCGTCCTCATGTTCCAGACCCAACGGCGGGCTTAAGCACCTCATCCCTCGCAATAGTAGCATgggtcctcaccatctgtgagagaatagaagtgtAATTAGATACAAATTTGAACATCCTAGATATCAATTTGAATACCGTACATACCATTTTGAATAAGGTAGCACGAAAatatgaaagaattggaagtttcctaaatgtcctatagcctctcgcagatacgtatggagctcatcataccgatccacaagactctactagacatatgGTCTTGTACTTATAAGACTGCTAACCTaggactctgataccaacttgtctcGATCCAACTCGTGGGTCGAGCGgtcacccacactaaccctcttGGTGGGCGAACGTTTCCCTTATTCAACATTCATTTTAAACATACAAAAAGGAAATAGAATTATTTAAGTGTCTCAATATCATAACATAAATATCTAAGTGCGAAAGTACAAATAAATCCCCAAGAATATGATCAAGtacagtacaagagccactaataACACTCTATGCATAAGAGTTCTAACCCCTGGAGGCAGTGACATAGCTACATTGACTGAAGGGTCATGTTATCGAAAAATCATTCTatgtatatagaaaataatattgCATATATAGGTCAAATTTTATTTTGTATAGATATATATTAAACTTTGAACATTCTTAACGAAGTTTCCAGCTTTGCCACTGTCTAGAGGCCCCTAACATTACATGTATATATGCAATGGTCCTAACAATTGTGACGACCCCCTCGGGGGAcccactactcaaggtattgtctatgccagggtacagccAGTCCGCACAGGGGCTTAAAATTAGTTTAAAATTAGGAAAATGCTTAAAATTAGTTTAAAAttacttaaaataagtcaaaattaaAAAGTTGGTGATCCCTAACTTATTGTTTTTTGGCTTAAAAAGCTAATCCTTTGACCAAGTACATTACCTTTTTTACCCCTTATATTTTCTTATTACCTTTTTTGTGTTAACAACTTTAAGGTCATTTTAGTCATTTCAACAAAAAAAGTGTTCATCAAACACTACTCATTAATAAAATCAACTCAAGCACctaaaaagtatttttcaaacttGATGCTTAAAAGCTACTTATTTTAaatcaatccaaacgggctcttagtaacATTAAGACACCAACAATTAATGGGGAATCACGTCCCTCTGAAACATCCATTTACAATTAAATTATACTAGCCAAGTAAATGAAAGATGAAAAGACCAAAAGCCTTTCATTTTCTAAAACGATTTATTCTTAGCATATAAAACAAAAATGTTTGGTATATCTGCAACCAACAACAATGGCTCCTTAACTTTGTCTTCCTTCTCCTTCACATTGAATGAGGCTTTATGAAAATAGATACCAATTCGATTAAGGAATATATAGTAAGAGTGATGAGAGTGTTCAAAGGGCAAGAAAAATTATTTAGAGAAACGATCATGTTTAAGAAATTCACAGCAAATTGGGACGAGAATAGGGAATTTTGGTTAGTTTGTGAaaattttgacaagaaaataCTATAGTGTTTTCTGGATTCTTGGTAACATCACTAGAGATCTTTGTATTCTATCTATATATTATAAAGAGTGGTTTCAACATGTCTGTTTTTTTAATCAATAATGAAAATATGGAGGTTATTATATTCTTTAAAACACATCAATGCAAAAAGCTTGCTTAAGGAGGTTGAATTTTCTGGTTTGTTTGTTGGACCTTGTCAAACAACTCTAGCAGAAGCCGGCCTTTTCCATTGTAATTACAAATCATGCCCGCATTTGAAATAAATGTCATTTAAAGAGGTGGGGCCACTAGATTTTTCAAATTGACATGTGGCCCCTGATCTAACAATAATGATGTCATACTCTACTATAATTTCCTCCATTAGGATAAATACTTATTTGTACCCATGTTTATTATATTGCTAAGTAATTTTGATGAGGAGATAATTTATAGTATTAATTAATCATTACTTGTTAAATACTAAAATCTTATGTTAATTTCCTCCATTAGGATAAATACAAAATCTTATGTTAATTTCCTCCATTAggataaatacttatatataccCATGTTTATTATATTGCTAAGTAATTTTGATGAGGAGATAATTTATAGTATTAATTAATAACTACTTATTAAATACTAAAATTTTATGTATAAATACAAGTGTTGAATTATCTCCCGTCCTTTTTATTTAGCCTTGATATTAAAGAattttttacttgtccattttagcaaatcaagagagattttattattttcttctaATACTATCAATAGTCAAATTTAGATTTCAAAGCATAATTAATGAGTTCAATTTAGTAAAATAAACCCCTAACAAATATTCTCTTAAGAGAGTATCAAGGCAACATAACCAAATATAAAAACGGAAGGTAAACATCGAATATGAATAAGTTTTTACCTTTGTGGGGGGTAAACATAAATCGCTATTAAATAACGTGTAACAATTCGCCATTCTTTTATACGCAAACAAATCACCCAATGCTTTATTAAGTCTAACTAATGCTCCTATGAGTTATTAATATCACACATAATAAAGCTCCACTTTGAGTTTCATGAACTTACCAGAGGTTATattctaaataaaattaattaacatAAAAAGGATAAGAACTTATAACATTTTTTCTTTGGAAGTAACaaaaaagaaaagttattttATTCAGCTTTCAAATATTTTTATAGGATCAATAAGAAGTTTTTCAATTTAAAATATaccaaattattttcttgtaaataaaatgatgttaagaaaagaaagaacaagagcaCAAGAAGATTTACTTTTTTCATTTAAACTTATGATGTAATTTGACCAAATATTGACATACACTGTTTCGCTCTTTAATATACTAGGAAATTTCACTTGGAAAAAATGTTTCATATTAACAATTTTGAGCCCATAAGAATGGTTTTCAATGTACAAGATCTTAATAAAATAAGATCTTTATAGTTAAATTATCTTTAATTATAAATAGTAATTTTTTTAAATCTAAAATATTTATATCGTATAAAATGAAAAGGTAATAAATTCAACTTTTTAAATGTGGGTGTGGGCTGGTACTCCCGATAGGTAATCAACTGTAAGGTTAAAAACATCTTTGCCCAGTGCTTGCTATATTTCTGAGTCTGAATTAAGAGTTTAGAATTTAGAACATCAATGACTACGAGGTTATTTTGATAAAGATATATTTATCGCTCAATTTGTAAAATATTGGGCCACACGGACCAATCTCACCTAGTATGTTTAAAGAGTTTaacattgttcatgcctctcaaataaataataaaaaaattaagaagGAACAAAAAAGTATAtataaatgaaacaaatgattaaaaaagaaaatatatcTCATCACGTGGATGGGATTAAATGCCCTAGTTCTAAAAGAAAAGCAAGCTGGATATGTAGTAATAGGAAAAATAATCAACTTTGCTCATCTACTTTTGAATATATATATCTGAGTTTGTTATATTTTCGGGATCAATTTATTTCTGATGTTAGTAAAGTTTTTAAATAATCCCGAGTTAATGGCCCGGATGGTCACTTAACTATAATAATTGACCATCATagtatttaattttattttatctttcAAAAATCACTCAATTTTATCTAGTTAGATTCCATGATCATTTATTCAAAAATACAATTTCGATACCTATTAAATGACGTGATAGCTGTTATGTACAATTATGTCATGGCAAGAATAGCGGTTACTATCACCCTTTCATGTACAGTTGTGTCGTTTCCAAGAATGCCAGTCCCTATACCTTTTAATATTCATTATTAAAGGGATGAATAAGATCTATGGAGGGATAATTAAATGTATATGGATGTTTGTACAAATAGGAGAAGAAGATGCATTCAATCAGTACTCACCAATTGTGGACGCCACTCAATTAGCTTTctccagtatatatatatacacacatatatatatatatatatatatatataggatttAAAGGGTCCCTCATAATCAGCATCTCTTGAGTGGAAGTAGCTGTCAAGTAACAATGGATCTCAATGATTAACTCAATAATTAGACAAAGTTGCCTTATTGATTGTACTTAATTTGTTTGTAGAAGAAAAAGTGTTGAGCATGCATTTTTGGGAGATTAGTTTCTTAATTGTTGTGGGGTTCCTCCAATTTGGCCCACCAAAAAATGTAAAAATCATCTAAGATTCACCACTTTTGAGAATAAGTTTTTTTTCTTATCCCTTTTGaaacttttcttctttttcaaataattAATAGAAGAAGGAACaattttcaaaaattagaatttgTCCATAAATATATTGTAATTCTTCTAAAAACTTGAAATGTGTGTGAATTCTTTAGTGAATTTGCAGCCATTTTTTGAATTTACTGGTATAAATAAATGACTTAAATAATGGGGATTTAGGAATAGGAGATTTttgttagggggggggggggtgaagagGGGGGTAATTTTGAAAACTTTGTTTATTAGAGTGGTAAATTTGTTCTGATAGTATAACGGAGGTTAAATGTAGAAAATATTTTGGAGATAGAGGGGCAAGCCTGGCCCTTTTTTCTATAGTAATAAATTTGTCATCTTCAGATATATATCATCCCCAACCCATAACAGAATATTGGGTTTATTTATCGATCTTGCTTTCTAAAagattttttcttattttctatCCAGTAACTGATACTAGAAGTGAGGCCCCGATTAAGTCAATTACGCTCAATGTAGGACCCGTTTAAGGGAAAACCGCTCCTTAACAGATTTTTTATACTTAAAGCTTGAACTCGAAACTTCTGGCTAAGGGTGAAGGGATCCTATCCTTCCACCACAATTCTTGTTTGGCTTAGTTAGTTATAAATAGTTGATAAGTTTTAAGTGttgaaattaattaattaattaattaacagACATTTACACGTTTGGATATGAGTGTTGAAACTGATAATAAACGATTGATGATTTTAGTAGTAAAATAGTATTGTTAAGTTGATCTTTTGATAAATGACTAAAATTTCCTTAttattttaaccaaaaaaaaatataaatttgaaaGTTTCTTTGTTGAGAAAATGGggaatgatgaatatgaaatgaAGATAAATTGTCGGTATTGTCTTGAAAAAAGTATTTTGAGAATCGAAAAAAAATATTAACAATAAAATAGTAAAAAGTGTCATCAAACCAAAAGTGCTTATGAGTTGATCAACTTATGATTTTTTGTTAATTTTGGCTTATAAACACTTGATTTATAGGGTGTTTGGCTAACTTATGACCTGTCAAAATGGCTGATAAGCACTATTTTAGCTTATATACGCATTTGCCAATTTGTCACAAAATTTCTTATTTAGTCAAAATCACCCAAAAGTCATAAGTTGATTATTCTTAACTTATGATTTTGCTTATAAGCTGATCAAGTCTTTTACGATTTTAACCTTAATACTTTTTGTATTCTGCTAATTACTCTTCCTAAATCATAACTTTAGTACTTCTATCCAAACATATATAACTTTTTTATAAAAGCAATTTCAACGCTTGATGTTTATCAGCAACATTTTGAATATTTACCAAACGCGTCAATCAACTTATAAACTTAACCAAATACGCTGTCGGTACTGCCTTGCCCTGCATCTCCTCTTTATTATTTATCCAATTGCCTGaca carries:
- the LOC132636918 gene encoding acetylserotonin O-methyltransferase-like; its protein translation is MGKETNGENQDSQAQTDMWKYVFGFTEMAVIKCAIELGIAEFLESNQEPVSLNQLSAALGCCSSSLYRILRFLINRGIFKETSTKNGETSYVQTPLSRLLLKEGGNSMAAFVLFESSPVMLAPWHNLSARISSKENNMSAFDAAHGKDVWKYAEADSEHNNLLNNAMACDARVAVSAIINGCPEIFEGINTMIDVGGGDGTALRLLVEAFPWIKGINFDLPHVASVARQSKGVSHVGGDMFNYVPKADVAFLMWVLHDWGDEECIQILTKCREAIPKDNGKVIILEAVIGEKEEIKGNEKLKDVALMLDMVMMAHTSNGKERTAKEWAYVLSEAGFKRHTISHINAVQSVIQAYP